The Drosophila sulfurigaster albostrigata strain 15112-1811.04 chromosome 3, ASM2355843v2, whole genome shotgun sequence genomic sequence TGTACATATAATTTGATTAGGTCGATTTTAATTTCGTGTTATCTATTCAGGAGGTAGGCTGGTTGTGCttcaaacacaaaattgtcagttattaatgtttataaaaattacgGTCTATGggaagtgtgagtgtgtttagCCGTTATCTATTAACTCGTCTGACTCCCTAATCCTCGATGCCTGCAGTGCTGTTCGAAGAAAACACATAGACAGCTCCACAATCGTTACCATGCGTCCAAGGCTAAGACACCCAAGAAGCTCAGCCAGTCCTTTCATTCGGAGCCTAATATTGTCATCCTTGGCGCAGGTGCTGCTGGCTTGGCCTGCGCCATGGAGCTGAAGAAGCAGGGCTTCCAACATGTACGCATTTTGGAGATGTCAGATCGAATTGGTGGTCGCATTCGAACAATGAAGTTTGCCGACAACTACATTGATGTCGGTGCACAGTGGGTAAATGGCAAGCATGGCAATGTGGTGTATCAGATGGTCAAGGGACTCAATCTGCTGGATACATCAAGCTGGGATGCATATATCAATGTGGAGTGGATACGCTCCAATGGCCAGATGATGCCACGCTCTATGCTGGTCAAGCTTGTTATGGTGATGAGGAGGATAGTGAGGAATCAGAATGAGGATCTCATTGATTGCGACGGCACCTATGGTGAGTATCTGGTGGAGAAGTTTGCCGAGGCGCTATCGAAGCCAGATATGAAGCACATTGATCGCGAATGGGCTGTCGATTTTCTGCGCACATTCAAGAAAATGGAGGGCTCAGCTGTGGACACGGACATGAATGCGGCTGACTACGGTTCCTTTCGACCGTGTCAAGGGGATGGCACGCTCAATTGGCGTGACCAGGGGTAAGGATCGAATATACTTTATTTCAAACCTACATATATTTCCTTGACAGCTACAAGCAGTTCCTGCGCGTCCTGGTCGATGGTAATGAGATGAATGAGCATGGTTTGCTTCAAGGCTGCATTGACTTGAACTCGCGTGTGCTCAAGATCGATTGGGATCGCATCGATGGCACCATCCATATCACGTGCGAGAACAAGAATCAGTATTTGGCCGATCATGTGGTAGTTACCGCTTCGTTGGGTGTGCTCAAGAAGAATCCGCGACTCTTCTTTCCAAATCTGCCGTTGGCAAAGCGCAAAGCCATCAATTTCATGGGCTTCGGGCAtgtgtgtaaaatatttgcagagTTCGAGGAGCCGTTCTGGAAGGACGATTGGACGG encodes the following:
- the LOC133842055 gene encoding spermine oxidase-like produces the protein MGSCCSKKTHRQLHNRYHASKAKTPKKLSQSFHSEPNIVILGAGAAGLACAMELKKQGFQHVRILEMSDRIGGRIRTMKFADNYIDVGAQWVNGKHGNVVYQMVKGLNLLDTSSWDAYINVEWIRSNGQMMPRSMLVKLVMVMRRIVRNQNEDLIDCDGTYGEYLVEKFAEALSKPDMKHIDREWAVDFLRTFKKMEGSAVDTDMNAADYGSFRPCQGDGTLNWRDQGYKQFLRVLVDGNEMNEHGLLQGCIDLNSRVLKIDWDRIDGTIHITCENKNQYLADHVVVTASLGVLKKNPRLFFPNLPLAKRKAINFMGFGHVCKIFAEFEEPFWKDDWTGFNAMWCADDLNQPQLEWLSDIYSIQPYAHQPRVLLGWAAGPNTEVIESIDSKLLTLGIMLMLRKFLPKMKVTQPKCVVTSHWSIDPAHMGSYSYPSMLTKSYNTGPDQLAQPVNVLAYEPTTPSYVSLLDIRPITVRPLILFAGEATSSDHYSTVHGAVETGIREARRLAGYYQKDL